AtggagaaacaaaattttttttcaaaaagttgtGAAATCACACCTAAGAACCTCGGGTGCAAAAAACATCACCGTTATCAGtacgttttttcttctgaatCGATCGCCACCAGAAAATCGTCTTTCAAGAATAACCGTCAAATCAAATTCTCTTGAGAAAAGGAGAATCCGAATCAATCATTTTGCTAAGTACTGCGACGCAGAGTGTTCTTATTTCGGGTGGGTTAGACCCGAAAAACAcgcacgtgccttcggcgcaatctgtacgaaactgaaaacggaaaacggaacgaaaagattgttgggcgccagacgcgttatcgcgtcacttaacgaattaacaaaacttacggaataaacgaatgcagatccggcggagtaactggctaggcacaggctgttcaacagcgtaATAAAtcgtagagtggcgtggatttacaacaacaattcgggcacaaataaaataacgataacgcaaaaccaaattcgtaattacgagatactgtattttaacaaattcggcaggaaatacagaatcgatAGATTaacaataggtcgagagtaacaaaatataattcgttcaaCGGTAGCGGGAAATCATTTACGGTAGTACTGAATTATAATCTCAATATTTGGAAAGCCTAACGGAGGATTACCGATACTTTTTACGAATTGTCCaaatgtgcgataattacgaacaggaggaaggcgcggttttacacggagcgctttcgCGTGGCTACCCTGCGGTGAAAGGCGAATAGGTTTTACAAACTGAGggggaacgtaacggaacaAAATATTTAACGTAGGGGTAACAAGTTACCCAAAGTAATGACAAATCGATACGGTAGAACATATTACATAAGTCATCAAATTATAatcaaaataccatacagcatcaccagatatcaccaaggcttatttaacgtattacttaatTACTTACTTACGGAACGTACTAAATTATGCCACGTGCAggaaatgcacgggagaaacggtagagGACCAAATTAAAGACTCAGATACTATGTTTTCCAGAATGAACGATAATTCAATTCGGCCACGAGGTGTGCCGGGAGGAATCGCAGAATTGCCCAAAACTCGAATACGTtaaacggaccggaccgtaccaaattgcagtGGGGTTTGTATccaccgacttacaaaacataacgggatgcagtggggcTCGTACCAACCGACTTAAacagaatataataaaatgcgGTAGGGCTagtacccaccgacttatggaaaaatataacaaaatacgCAATACTTTAAGGCAATTTCCAATCATGGTCATATAAAATATAGGGACAGAGCACAAACCCTCTCATCTGGCAACGCGTAAGTAAGGGGGGTGACGTGAACTGCGCATGAGCCTCCCACTACTCCGGTGGACGCTTGATGATTCGTTGGCGAGTTTTGTTGTGCTAAATCAAATATCAGTTCCGTGTAGTATCCATGCTGGCATACTTGTTAAATACGTAGAAAATGGGTTTACACGAAAAATGTattctgaaaaattgcaaaaatgcACGGAGATTTAGTGAAAAAAGTggcgaaaaacaagaaaaaaaagtgacttATCATCGGTAAGTTCTTAGTGATTATGGATGCGTAAAATATCTATATAGTGACATAAATTTGAGGTTAGGAAATACTCGACGTTTCGTAATATGCGTTTGCAATAGTCTAATAACGATGTAAATTACTACATCGTTAGTCTAATCAATAGCATCATTGTGTAACAGTTTTCCAAAAGACAAACAAAGAAGGCAGCAATGGGCTACAGCACTACACTTGAACCAATACGAAGTAACAGATGACCATCGAGTCTGTTcagatcatttttttgaaaaagatttcGACAACAGTTTATGCGTAGTGAGGCTGCGAGAAAGTGCGGTTCCATTTGTGAGTAAAATTGTCACAAATATCTCTGAGAGTGGCctgacataatttttttatttattccaaacGTGAGGGTAAATGCAAGTAAATGATTGTAGTGTTTATATTCTTTGCTTTCATAAATGTATGAAGTATTGGAATCAATGATCGAAAAATGCAATTCAAAGTAATTCAATAACTCTTTAGGTTTTCCATGAAATACCGCCAGAAAGTAACAATGAGTTACAaattaatttagaaaaactTATCGCTGACAATAAGAGTAAACCAAGCACTTCGGAAAGATCTCCATCACCCAATGCTAATGCATCTACATCAAAATATTGTAAAACACAGGAGAATGAGGAAGTAATGAAATCTGGTAAAGGAAATGAATGTGGTGTGTTTACCATTTACAATTTCCTTGatgtgtatattacatatgtatataggtagtaGAATGTGACTTGTTCTAAAACAGAGATTATCTTGCAGCTTCAAAAAAGGTATTTGTTCTTGTGGAACCTGGACAGTTTGCACCTGTTTCTCCAAACAGAAGTGAGTTTATGATCAATTTAATGATGgataaaatttcggaaatttattGTAAGATTGAAATCATTGTATCAAATCTTTTGTACagatttgcaagaaaaaaagttcgtgGATCGAGCAACGTCTGTTTCTCCAGAACGAATATTTCATTCCCCGACAAAAACGCGGATTcgagagaattttgaaaaccaaTTGCGAAAAgagaagcaagaaaaaaaccgtGTATCTCGCAAGTGACGTcgagctgattgtgagttaaaAATTGCTTTTATGGAACGTGTTGAGAAAATGAGCATATGAGAAGAACGCTGAACACCTTGCAATAACTTACgtttattataaattcagTCAGGTAATCAGTCTTTAGTCGTGTGGATGAGTGGTTGAGTGTGTGTGTGAGAGTCTGTGAAGGTTCGTTATATTATGAGATTCGAAAGGAGTATAACTGTGTAGATGAGAGTTTCTGAATTGTATTAATTCAATTGAGCACTAAATGATTGTATTAATCACATGAGCACACTAAATAGAGGCTTACACTCAAAGATAGCGCTTAATTGAGAATTACATGGAGCAACACGTGTCTCGTTAGCAAAACTATGAGCAAGTAAGCATGGTTGCCCGAGAAGACGGCAATAAGGTGAGTCCCCAACGGTCGCAGTTGAGCGTAGCAGGTTCGCACAGAGCGACAGTTGTGGATGGCGCTCTTCTTGAGGAGACTGATTCTCAAACAGAACGAATaatagagaaattaaaaaaggagaaatttcTTCCGGAAACTCagctcaagaaaatagaagCCATCGGAAAAGTCAACAAAGACTTATTAAAGCGACAAGTAGGTAACCTCAATCACGAAGGTGTTCCAAAGACCTATAGTCCTGAATTACGTGCCTTTGCTTTAACTTTGCATTATTACTCACCTGCTGCGTATGCATATGTTCTGTTTGATTCTGCTCTTCCTCATCCTAAAACTATTTCCAAGTGGTATCGGATGTTGAGGAGGGAACCTGGAATTTATTCGGAAGCATTGgacattataaaaaaaatagctgaAGACTATGATTATCCATTGCTCATTTCTCTTATGTTTAATGGAATGCATATTTTGAAACATTTGGAAAAAGATGGGAAGGGTCTTGTGAATTTAGGGGAGTCTGTGCCACTTGATGACAATGATGCTCTTACTCTAGCCACCGAAACCCTGGTTTTCATAGTAAATTGTATAAATCAGTCTTGGAAAATTCCAGTTgcttattttttaattgatggTTTGTCGACTACTCACATTGCAGGTTTAATTAATCAGTGTTGAGTAGCTCTGCATGATTGTGACGTAAAGGTAGTTTCTCTTAATTGCGATGAAGCAGCAGCAAATATAGCTGCGGTAAAATCATTGAAGATCATTACGAGATCAATGAGGATGATGTAAATAGTGATAAAGAGAATCAGATACTTAACATTAGTGAAGCACagacaaaaacgaagaaaaaaaatcaaaaagccAATGTAGATGATTATGAGTGGTGGTTCGGGCATCCTGTAAGGCAAGAAgaagttgaagtttttttagATCCATGCCATAtgctgaaattaattcgaaatACTCTAGGCAGTAGTAAAGTTTTTAGGGATGAAAACGGCTGATTGATAgaatggaaatttcttgatttgcTTCACGAAATCCAAAACTCCGAAGGTATGCATTTGGGCAACAAGTTGCGTTCTGCACACATTAATtatatggaacaaaaaataaaagtaagagTAGCTGCCCAATTGTTGAGCCGATCTGTTGTTGATGCTTTAAGAGTTTGTAAAGACGACCTGAAAattcgagatttttcaaattgcggAGCAacaattgaatttattcagaAAGTGAATGAccttttcgatattttcaactcAAGAAATATGAGAGGCTATGACTTCAGCAAGGATATGAACACCATAAATTACAATAAACCATTGAATCCTGttaataaaactgaaatttttagGAAACTCGATGAGTTgtcaatatacataaaaaatcttcaattatTCGATGGTCGCGTTTCGATCGGTACCGGTAAAAAAACTGGGATTATTGGCTTTCTAGTTTGCATCAAAAGCTTGAAAAGGGTGTACGAAAAACTTTGCGAAGGCAGCAACTCGCTCTTGAAGTATATTCCTACATATAAATTTAGTCAAGACCACCTGGAAACTTTTTTTAGTTGTATTCGTTCACACAGTGGACATAACAATAATCCAACAGGACGACAATTTTCAACTGCTTTGGAACAATTATTGCTGCACAATGAATTAGGGGAAATGAGACCGGCAATTGTATTCCACTTGAACACATTTCAATTCTTCACGTTTCATCTAGAGTTGTTTCTTCACTAGCAGTTCTTAATTCATCATCGGCAGTTTACCGACTGTGTGATACTGTAGATAGTAATTGGACCACAGCTTGCGATGTTATAGATATTCATAGTTACGTTCCAAACTTTTTGACAACTACCGAATTTTCAACTCGTGTAATAGCTCACATGGCAGGTTTTGTTGTCAGGCATTTGCTGCGAAGTATACCTAGAAGCATTAGTGGGCTCTAATTGTTgtgaaaaatacaatttaaTTACATTTAAGAATAAGGGTGGATTGTTCTATCCTTCCAACAACGTTTTCTTGATCTGCCAAAAGGCTGAAAAAGCTATTAGATTTGCATCTAATGAAAGTACAGGCAATGTAGGTAAAAcactattgaaaaaaaagtattcggaAATGTATCTCACAGCCATGGCTTTGAAAGAATTTATTGGCTCTGAAGCCgtcttcaaaaatttgattgaCCATGGCAATGATCAGGATGCTCTTGACAACCACCGCATCCATCGAATAAGAtgtattattcaaaaatatattaaaacgAGACTTTTCTATATTGCAAAGTCAGCAAGAAGCACCGAAGTTTCACCTCCGTATAGTCAGCCTCCCCaccacggaaaaaaaataaattactacACTAAACATTAAAAACTATTTGCGAACTGTCCAAAACCgggttaaaatatttttgaacccGTGCCAACTAGtaggaatttcgaattttaggTTGGGGGGCCAGCCTTCCGACGTAGTCGGCCCCCCCACCACTAAAATGtgatcgaattgaaaaaaatcgatatcggAAATAACCAACGAATTACAAACCATCTAAaactattttcgaaaaatttataaccgcTGCCGATCGCCCgctattttcgatttttggtgaGGGGGCTCGACTTACCGCGAATTCAGCCGCCAAATCGCTCAGGGTTGAtcggattggaaaaatatgatgACAGGAATTACAAACCAATCAAGAACCATCCGAAACAATGTGCCCAGAATTTTCCAAACAGGGCCGACATCAAGTATTCTCGATCTTACAGGGGCGCGCAGGGGGGTTTACTGCGGCTCGGTTTACTGCGGTAGTCAGCCTAGATTATCTCGAGAAATACTCGACCGAATCGCTTGAAATTTGTTGTGGTTATTATATCGatgaattcattattttaacaATTACCTATCGCATATGGTAAGCTCTTTTCCTCacgattattgattttttgagaACGAAAGAATATAATGAATGAGTGAAGGTTTGAAAGTAATAAGTTCAACCAAGTGAACCATGTATATAGTTTTACACTGgctgctgaaaaaaattaagctgAATCTAGCGGCCGCTAACTCGTTAGTGAGCGATTAccaatatttaataattttccaaagatcgTCTCCCtgggtttcaatttttctctcagttcGAATGCCAGTCGTGAGTATGTATACGAAATTCCAACTCGATATTCGCTTGCAATAACTTCGCGAGCTTCGAGCGGCCGCTAGCTCCGGCCGCTAGATTCAGCCTCATGTTAAATAAATGTTCATGCTCTAAGTTAAAAAATCTCATATTCaccttgaaaaaagaagatcctCAAAGTTTTAATCCTCTATCTCACTACTAAGGGGTGcccgcaattttttattctttctcttataaaatgagattttacccgagttttatttgtttttaagCCTTGatgttttgaattttataacggttcaaaaaaataaaagatagaCAAATGAATCTgggattgaaaatattatttactcgtttaaacatttttaatttttcatgatgGAATATGTCTAAATGAAGCCCATAGGAattagtatatatgtataaaaatttttaagcaagcctaaatgaaaaataaaaaaaaattcaaaaaaaaaattcaaaaaaacaattcaaacaATGAAAATGTTTGAGTCAAAAGTATTTTCAATCTCAGATTTATTTCTCTACCGTTTGATTTTCTGAAATCGtcataaaatttaaaaagatcAAGGTATTTCGTATATATGAGCGACAATGTATTACTCTCGGTATCGCTCGTCTTTCGGCGGCACTTTGTTCTGAATATAAGTGATGGAGTTTGAAGGTGTATGCAGAGCTAGATGCGGTTACATTAAAAGAAATTCGTTTAGCTATTGTCTCGAGCAAAGCTTCTCGTACGGAGATTGGAGTCAGTCTTCAGTAGTAGTCGGTGCTTTGCAGTTCGCGAATCCAAATAATTTTACACTATACGAGTATTTATTCGCATCGAATCACCTTAATAATGGCGCCCAAAAGAGGGAGGCCTCGGACGCATGATCGGGTAGCCATAGAATCGCAGATACTTCGCAACAGACTGGAATTGGTTTGTGATGAGAAGattatttcaaagaaaaataatgtgtGGGTGAAAATTGCGAGTGAATTAGACAACGTGATTTCTCCAAATGCTCTATATGTCATGGTGATGAATGAtaaggatttaaaaaaaaaagttctggGTACTGAGGACGGCGCGAAAGAGAATTTTACCGACCAGAACACTCCGCGTTATTCAATTGCAGACAGTCCGGATGGAAATGATACATTTTCTACGACGAATACAACAGACCCTGAGCCTCCACATACGACTGTGGATATAAGTTTCAcaagaagtgaaataaaatcgttggTTGTTGAGAAACAGTACGGTAGAACcgataagagaaaaacatCAATTCCATTCCGGAAATATCTAGTACTGCGTCCTGGAATTTGGCAGCTATTAATTACAAGGAAATTATGGGCCAAGGCCAAAGTCAAGTGCGCTTATAACTTCAAGCGAAATAAAATCTATAGTAGCACAATCAAAGTAATGGGTAAATGCAATTGTGGATCGTACCTCAACGGACGCatacaaaatttcaatgtCAAGGAAGATCATATTGTAATGGCTTGTGATATGACAGAGGGGAAAGGAGTATGTGGAAAACGTTATTTGAGACAACCGCAACGCTTCGAGTTAGGCCAGAGACTTTACGAACGATGTGAGACTGCAGAAGTTTTTAGAACAGTGGAGGCTAATCAGTTAATGGAACCTGGAGATCCTGAGCCACCGCATCTGTACAATGCCGGAACGTTGCGTATGGCAAAATATGAATACGAGATGTCACTTTGCTTACATAAAGACCCTGTGCAATCACTGGCCATTTCTCAAGAAAGTGACTGCaagaatattattcataaCTTGGGCCTGAATCCTTTCTACACCCACTATTGGACGAGCCACCAAAACCATGTGTACAGACAGTATTGTATGTTGAACAGGGCATCGATTGCGATAGATGCCACTGGTGGGGTTGTGAAGAAAATACTGCGCTCCAATGAATCAGAGTCGAAGCACATATTTCTATACCAGTGTATTGTAAATTGGgaacacgaaaaatttccagtttCACAGATGATTTCAGAGTCTCAAACAACGAATTCTATCTCTTACTGGTTAATGGAATGGGTACGAACAGGTGCACCACCCCCAAAAGAAATTACGTGTGACTCTTCTAAAGCGTTACTAACAGCGTCTATTAGAGTATTTACTAACTGCAGTTCTATTAATCAATACGCAAATGAGTGTTGGGGTAATACCCCTCCGAAAGATTGTTACATTCGTATAGACGTTGCGCACTTTATTAAAGGATACTCAAGCTTTCTGTCAAAAATGAATCCACGGGTACGAAAATTCTATTTGGCTTGTATTGGTCAATTGATACTGGCAAGATCCTTGCACGTGGCAGAGAAAATCATATTCTGCATTTTTGGTATCGCAAGAACCGAAACTGAGGGAAGCCTTTCAAGCGGAGAACTTGCTCCATGCGAAACTTATAAGAATACCATGAAAGGGTTTCTGACAAATGAGATAAATCTCGAAGATGTTGAGCCTAATGAAGACACATCGGATAATGAAACTACCGATACAGAAAACGAAGAGCCGAGTACGTGGGGTAAATGGGCAACTGAAATTAACGATAAGGTTACATCTGCTCTTGTAGACGAAGGCGATCGCGAAAACGCTCACTGCTTCCCAAAACTTGTAGATCGTGTTTTACGTGACATGCAGTGGTTTCCTTTGTGGTCAAGCATACGCCGAGATAAATTCGGTTACGGTAGAGTTCCAGCTTCCAGCGCGGCTGTAGAAGCCGAATTCAATAACATAaagaatagaattttttcgaatataacATTGCCAATAAGGGCTGACTTATTCGTTAAAAGACACGTAGACTACATCAACGGTCGACTCAAAATAATAGATGCGAAAGAAACACATACTCAACCCACTGTAGAATGTACCAAAGTAATTGAAAGCGAAGAAAATCTTTCGGATCATCAAGAACACCCAATGGAGATAGATACCGGTAGCGGAGAAACGAATAATTGTCCGGCATGCGCAAACGGTGATTTGCCAAGTGGAGCCCATACCTGTGCGCTTTGCGGAAAAGCCGTTCACGTTTTAGAAATGTGTTCTGGAACAATAGGGAACGATGAAGGttatggggaaaaaagaatttgtaaGGACTGCCAAAAATTACCACGAAATACTGTAGAAACTGTAGTAGACAGCGGGTTTAAAGAAAACTGGCGCGGATTGTCTACGACGGTGCAAAAAAGGGGTGCGCGGTATCTCCAACGTGATTATACTGCCAACGAATTTATCGTCAACTCCAAAATCACGAAGGTGCCTGTATTAAAGGGCGGAAGTTTTTGCGAACTCAAGTCCGTCAATGTAGGAGGTAGGAAGCTGAGTTTGATCAGGACCTGCGCATTTGACAGCATATTCCAGATATTTTTAGCCGCTGTCTTAGACAGCGATGCATTTAAAGAAAAAGCGTCGGATCTTGCAACAAGACATCTATTTTTCAAGATGATTTTGGATACGTCGGATGCTGGAATCAACAAGAACACTTATTACCTTCGCGCGAAAATCTTGAGTGAAGTTTTTACACAGCAAAACAGTCCGAACAACTGTTATCTAATAAATTGCGAAACAACGTCGGGCCCGTTGTGCTTAAAACTGTTCAAGAGTATTGTGGGAATCCAAGAAATCTCAACATGCGTTAATGGCTGCCTACCACGAGTCAATGATTTGATTCAAGTCAACCGGAAAGACCTTTTACGATCAGATTACCGAATTCGCGTCGAAGAAGGATTCGTTATATCGGATCCGAAGCAATGTCCTGGCAAAGACTGTGACGGAGAGGAAATGACTACGCTATCGGTGAAAGGTAATTTTGTTGTCTAGCTACaagcttttacttttttctgaGCGAGATCTGCATCCTTGTAATGCTTTAAGCTAATTTGAGGTGACCCCTAATATATCTGCACACGtgcgaaaatgaaatttggcAATCTGCAGTCCTCACTATGGCTCTAAGAGATAACTGTTTGACGATTTCTTCGTCCCTTTCTCGATTGCCTACAATTGGAAGTAGCGTTCGTATataggattgaaaaaaaaaaaatgtaattcgaTCATATCCAATCTgaaaagggataaaaaaaagtcctcaTAAAGTTATCGCTCATAATACCTATCAGCTATAGTGCAGGAGCTGTAGATTaccaaatttcatttttgcatacattgcagatattatatgtatacagattgCATAGggtgggcaaaaaaaaaaagactaattttttttccttagttaccatgaaaatattattcaggatgacaaaaaaaaaaattctcttaaAGTTTGagctcttaatattaatattaagggGTGGCTTATCgtgatttttgatttcccatttaaataacactgaaaatgtttttttttttatttggaattttattccaatctAACGAATCATcgttttgtgaaaaatcgatacATATTCTTGTTGTAGGAAATTAAACGATCTCCAAAAAAGGTCTGAGATGATTTTTCGCTAAGTCCActcgtttgaaatttattcaaggtTAAAGTTCAACCACAAACGGTATatgatgacttttttttcgactgaGCGAAAAATCGTGTCAGACCTTTTTTTGGAGATCGTTCAATTTCCTACAAGAATATGTATTGATTTTTACAACACGATGATTTGttataatgaataaaattccaaaaaaaaaaaaaactattttccgtgttatttaaatgggaaatcaaaaatcacGATGAGCCACCTCCTGATATTAATATTGAGAGCTCAAActttcagagaattttttttttcgtcagcctgaataatattttcatggtaactaaggaaaaaaaaatagttgtaGTAGTGACTCTATCATTCGTATACCTATTAAAGTCTTCTAACTGAGGAAAGAAGTTCCTCAGTTAGAAGacttaaattaaaaatttggtTGGTCTCGTCCGATAAATTCTCAtatagtatgaaaaaaaaatagtctttTTTTTGGCCTACCCTATTGCAGATATCTTCAGGGTCATTAATTAAGTCTACTTACTCAATTACTATGGCAGTTTTATTCAGGGAGGTTGGGGACCAAAATGCAAACGATAAGCAATCTTTGAAAGTTTTATCGTCGAAAGATGGATAAACGAAATGCTTACTGCCAAAATTTCAACTCGTTTCTCTACGCCGTTTCtaggaaattaatttttgaatttgctTCTTATACACGTAGAGGTATGGAGGGCCGATCAGATGAGTTGAAATCTTTCGTATCACCCGCGCGGTAGAATAGATTTCATACTAACCTTATCGGCTCTCCATACCTCTGCGggtataaaaaacaaattcaaaaatcagttTATCGTAAACGGTGTAGTGAATCGACTTGAAATTTTGGCAGTAAGCACTTCATCTATCTATCTTTCGATGACAGAACTTTCAAAGATTTCTTATCGTTTGCATTTTGGTCCCCAACCTCcgtaaaaaaagattcaaatcGAGTGTTTTTGTGTGAAAAATCCACGTTTGGCATGTGACTTACAAGTagcattgaaaataaaaactttacAAACTCGAAGGTATGAAAAGAATTCAGATTGCTGACAACTTTGATTGAATAATACTGGAAATCCAACAAATATTTACCAACATTCATGAGAAACCATCCTAATTGTTCAATCAGTCAAACAAAAACATGGAGCTGCTAAGTTTTTATCTCGATCTAGTTCTTGAGTTTTGAGTTCACAAGACCGAAGGTTGGCAAGATTCTTTTCGATATCAGCTGAGGCCGTCATAAACAAGAAAGAGAAGTCCCAAAATAATATGCATTTGGCCAGTTGTTAAACCTGGACTTACGGATAGATCACGGTTGAACCGAACTTTAGATCACCTCGAAAATGCGATTCGTTCACCCAGAGAAATGGGTTTTCTTGAATTATTTaatctgaataaattttatttgatctaaataaattttatttgtatatgAACCTAATAGGTATTTATTAGGTGTTTCTTTTTAGCCACCCAAGCGATCGAAATGAGACTTCATACAGATTAATGCTTCATTTCAGCAAAAAATGGCTACGTATTTGACTTTTTTGGAATCtagaatccaaatctgaaattgaacaaaacaatccaaattaaaaaaaatttgaaatacttAGCCACTCTCTGCTGAGATAGAGTAATAATCACCACAGTCTCAAACCCAAGGTTGGGTGGTTTGGTAGATAGGTACTGGGATTCACTTTTTCAAGGTTATTGGGCGACTATTATAGCCCAGggttttatgaaattttcacctcgtttTTACAGGTGGCGTTGTGATATTCGAAACCTATGACCTAAATCTCTTGGACGAAACCTCAGATGAAACCTTCAATCCAACTTCGGATGAAACTCGTACTTACTTGCGTCAGAT
This region of Athalia rosae chromosome 7, iyAthRosa1.1, whole genome shotgun sequence genomic DNA includes:
- the LOC125501695 gene encoding uncharacterized protein LOC125501695, whose product is MGLHEKCILKNCKNARRFSEKSGEKQEKKVTYHRFPKDKQRRQQWATALHLNQYEVTDDHRVCSDHFFEKDFDNSLCVVRLRESAVPFETFQISTVTPTV
- the LOC125501694 gene encoding uncharacterized protein LOC125501694, producing MEIDTGSGETNNCPACANGDLPSGAHTCALCGKAVHVLEMCSGTIGNDEGYGEKRICKDCQKLPRNTVETVVDSGFKENWRGLSTTVQKRGARYLQRDYTANEFIVNSKITKVPVLKGGSFCELKSVNVGGRKLSLIRTCAFDSIFQIFLAAVLDSDAFKEKASDLATRHLFFKMILDTSDAGINKNTYYLRAKILSEVFTQQNSPNNCYLINCETTSGPLCLKLFKSIVGIQEISTCVNGCLPRVNDLIQVNRKDLLRSDYRIRVEEGFVISDPKQCPGKDCDGEEMTTLSVKGGVVIFETYDLNLLDETSDETFNPTSDETRTYLRQIPKSIRLSFMESEFDLRGIVHFTPPKGAVMTRSPQSTAIGHYTAFCRRRDGSWWEYDDCKKAGQKVSEETIVNLQLVIFTC